From a single Miscanthus floridulus cultivar M001 chromosome 8, ASM1932011v1, whole genome shotgun sequence genomic region:
- the LOC136477764 gene encoding receptor kinase-like protein Xa21 — MLSGEFPTVLLNMPWLQGLDLGGNRLHGMLPSNLGDALPNLVEFILYSNNFEGQIPASLGNASGLELIALGANYFTGVIPTSFGRLTKLYKLNLEDNNLETPDIQSWEFLYSLRNCTNLNVLSIAGNRLSGSIPNYTGELPTGLEYLLLDDNNLSGIVPASIGNLTGLVSLALSNNSLMGTVSEWVGPQIKLQNLELKQNNFSGHIPSSIGNLTQLAKLSLEQNNFSGTIPTSLSYLQQLSHLDLSNNNLQGILPAEVFSIQTLTKCVLAHNKIEGPIPSEFSNLPQLTELRLSSNRIFGEIPAKLSECQELSVIELDQNILTGSIPLSLGNLATLNILNLSHNNFSGFIPTTLSSLELLTHLDLSYNHLQGEIPINGVFANATAVSLNGNWGLCGGVKDLHMPSCPAVSRSIELKLSLTILLILIFGFVSFVMSVYVILLKKKKSRRPYLILRSFGKKFPRVSYKDLAQATGNFSESNLIGRGSYGSVYRGKLTQAKMQVAVKVFDLGMKFADRSFISECEALGIIRHRNLLPILTSCSTIDNRGNDFKALIYEFMHNGSLDTWLHQKRCSVSAKLLGLAQRISIAIDIANALVYLHHDCERRIVHCDLKPTNILLDDDMNACIGDFGIANLLGYSSSSSSVAVTGTVGYIPAEYAQSVHASTSGDVYSFGIVLLEMLIGKRPTDSMFEGELNIVRFVERNFPDQMLRIIDTCLQEECKGFIQATVGTENEARRCLLSLVQVAISCTRLLPRERMNMREVAAYLHSIGRSYVAAIKQEQAMLC; from the exons ATGCTATCCGGAGAATTCCCAACAGTCCTACTCAATATGCCTTGGCTCCAAGGGCTGGACTTGGGCGGGAACAGGCTGCATGGGATGTTGCCATCCAACCTCGGCGATGCGCTTCCTAATCTCGTTGAGTTTATACTTTACAGTAACAACTTTGAAGGTCAAATCCCAGCTTCATTAGGCAATGCTTCAGGGCTCGAGCTTATAGCTCTAGGTGCTAACTATTTCACAGGTGTAATTCCAACTTCTTTTGGTAGGCTCACTAAGCTATATAAACTAAACCTTGAGGACAACAATCTTGAAACACCAGACATCCAAAGTTGGGAATTCTTATATTCCTTGAGAAACTGTACCAATCTGAATGTGCTTTCAATAGCTGGGAATCGGCTAAGTGGATCCATTCCTAATTATACCGGTGAGCTGCCCACCGGACTTGAATATCTACTTTTGGACGACAACAACTTATCTGGGATAGTTCCGGCAAGCATAGGGAACTTGACTGGCTTGGTTAGCTTGGCACTAAGTAACAACAGTCTGATGGGTACAGTTAGCGAATGGGTTGGACCGCAAATAAAACTGCAAAATCTAGAACTTAAGCAAAATAACTTCAGTGGGCATATCCCATCCTCCATTGGCAATCTCACACAGTTGGCGAAACTCTCTCTTGAACAAAATAACTTCAGTGGCACCATACCAACAAGCTTGTCATACCTTCAACAACTCTCGCATTTGGATCTTTCAAACAATAATTTACAGGGTATCCTACCTGCAGAGGTTTTTAGTATCCAAACATTGACCAAATGTGTCCTTGCGCACAACAAAATAGAAGGTCCTATACCTTCAGAGTTTAGTAATCTTCCACAACTCACCGAACTACGTCTGTCGTCCAACAGAATTTTTGGAGAAATCCCTGCCAAATTAAGTGAATGTCAAGAGTTGAGTGTCATCGAATTGGACCAGAATATTCTCACAGGAAGCATTCCGTTGTCTTTAGGAAACTTGGCGACTTTGAACATCCTCAATCTTTCCCACAACAATTTTTCAGGCTTCATCCCAACAACTTTAAGTAGTTTGGAGCTTCTCACTCACCTAGATCTATCTTATAATCATCTCCAAGGAGAAATACCAATAAATGGAGTATTTGCAAATGCAACAGCTGTTTCACTTAATGGCAACTGGGGGCTTTGTGGAGGAGTGAAAGATCTCCATATGCCTTCATGCCCTGCAGTTTCTCGGAGTATAGAACTGAAACTCTCTCTCACCATCTTATTGATTTTGATATTTGGCTTCGTGTCATTTGTGATGTCAGTTTATGTCATACTCCTTaagaagaagaaatcaagaaggcCATACTTAATATTGCGTTCTTTTGGTAAGAAATTTCCTAGAGTTTCTTACAAGGATCTAGCTCAAGCTACAGGGAACTTCTCCGAGTCCAACCTTATTGGCAGAGGAAGCTATGGTTCAGTATATAGAGGGAAGTTAACTCAAGCAAAAATGCAAGTGGCTGTTAAGGTTTTTGACCTTGGCATGAAATTTGCAGACAGAAGCTTCATATCAGAATGTGAGGCTTTGGGAATCATTCGGCATCGGAACCTTCTTCCTATACTGACTTCATGCTCAACTATAGACAACAGAGGCAATGATTTCAAAGCTCTAATATATGAGTTCATGCACAATGGGAGTTTAGATACATGGTTGCATCAAAAACGTTGTAGTGTATCTGCAAAACTTTTGGGCTTAGCTCAAAGAATAAGCATAGCTATTGACATAGCCAATGCATTGGTCTATTTGCACCATGACTGTGAAAGGCGTATTGTCCACTGTGATCTGAAACCAACCAATATCCTTCTTGATGACGATATGAATGCCTGTATAGGAGACTTTGGCATTGCAAATCTACTTGGATATTCTAGTTCCAGTAGTTCAGTCGCTGTGACAGGAACTGTCGGATATATCCCTGCAG AGTATGCTCAAAGTGTTCATGCATCAACCAGTGGGGATGTCTACAGTTTTGGAATAGTACTTCTAGAGATGCTGATAGGCAAACGACCAACCGACTCTATGTTTGAGGGTGAACTCAACATTGTTCGCTTTGTAGAGAGAAACTTCCCAGATCAAATGTTACGTATCATTGATACTTGTCTCCAAGAAGAATGCAAAGGCTTTATTCAAGCAACAGTGGGCACAGAAAATGAGGCCCGTCGATGCTTGTTGTCCCTCGTGCAAGTTGCTATTTCTTGCACGCGTCTATTACCAAGAGAACGGATGAATATGAGAGAAGTAGCTGCTTACTTACACTCTATCGGAAGGTCATATGTTGCAGCAATTAAGCAAGAGCAAGCCATGCTTTGCTAG
- the LOC136477765 gene encoding receptor kinase-like protein Xa21 translates to MEGVSVTMCGCCGAVKLFLNPRYLSQLSIQLKLHRSNIGSRQEQSRTTRLLCCVPCSPAQVAVRCIMCPSKQQARLAIPILTLLPLLLLCYGVGNVHCSTIRQNRIDLQALLGFKQGVSDPSGALSNWTLNSHFCRWNGVECTTTPPFHVFGLQLTGQSLSGQISSSLGNLTFLNYLDLSYNNFVGPLPLLGRLQQLHILYLNNNSLSGNITDDLTNCSNLTALDLSSNLLVGSIPQKLGLLSNLGYLNLRSNQLEGSIPGELGQLKLLTTLILGDSMLSGEIPEAFFRLSSLQYLSLEFNMLGKALPSNIAELLPNLVELTLENNRFEGPIPASLGNNALGLRKIDLSSNNFNGKIPTSLGKLSNLTWLNLQYNQLVARNNQDWEFLSALTNCRSLQVLSLSYNELQGSLPSSIGNLSTSLQTLLLGGNSLSGQVPQSIGKLSALSWLGLGNNNFIGTTEGWIENLKNLQRLFLKWNNFAGPIPYSISNLTQLAILDLRGNEFEGPIPASLGNLSRLQQLYLSNNNLQGAIPPNFGNIQ, encoded by the exons ATGGAAGGCGTCAGCGTCACAATGTGTGGGTGTTGTGGTGCCGTAAAACTGTTTTTAAACCCCCGGTACCTCAGCCAGCTGAGCATCCAGCTCAAACTCCACAGATCAAACATCGGTTCGAGGCAAGAACAAAGCAGAACAACAAGGCTGCTCTGTTGTGTCCCCTGTTCTCCGGCACAG GTGGCAGTAAGGTGCATCATGTGTCCTTCCAAGCAGCAGGCGAGACTCGCCATTCCCATCCTTACACTATTGCCGTTGCTGCTGCTGTGCTATGGAGTTGGAAACGTCCATTGCTCAACCATTCGTCAGAACAGAATAGATCTGCAGGCACTGCTCGGTTTCAAGCAGGGCGTCAGCGATCCATCTGGAGCCTTGAGCAATTGGACCTTGAATTCCCACTTTTGTCGGTGGAATGGTGTCGAGTGCACCACGACACCACCATTCCACGTCTTCGGACTCCAACTCACAGGCCAAAGTTTGTCCGGCCAAATCAGCTCCTCTCTTGGCAACCTTACCTTCCTAAATTATCTTGACCTCTCCTATAATAATTTTGTTGGCCCCTTACCTCTTCTTGGCCGCCTCCAACAACTGCATATCCTTTATTTGAACAACAACAGTCTGTCTGGGAACATTACTGATGACCTTACCAACTGCTCCAACTTGACCGCCCTTGACTTATCTTCAAACTTGCTAGTGGGTTCAATTCCTCAGAAATTAGGCCTATTATCAAATCTAGGATATCTCAATTTGCGATCAAATCAACTCGAGGGAAGCATTCCTGGTGAGCTTGGCCAATTAAAGTTATTAACTACCTTGATCCTAGGTGACAGTATGCTTTCAGGTGAAATTCCCGAAGCCTTCTTTCGTCTTTCTTCTCTACAATATCTTAGTCTAGAGTTCAATATGCTAGGCAAGGCATTGCCATCCAACATAGCAGAACTTCTTCCTAATCTCGTAGAGCTTACGTTGGAAAATAACAGGTTTGAAGGTCCCATCCCAGCTTCCTTAGGCAATAACGCTCTAGGGCTACGGAAGATAGATTTATCATCTAATAATTTCAATGGGAAAATTCCTACTTCTTTGGGAAAACTCTCAAATTTGACTTGGCTAAACCTTCAGTATAACCAGCTTGTAGCAAGAAACAACCAGGACTGGGAATTTTTGAGTGCATTAACAAACTGTAGATCTCTACAAGTACTCTCACTCTCTTACAATGAGCTCCAGGGATCTCTTCCATCATCAATCGGTAATCTATCCACTAGCCTTCAAACACTTCTGTTGGGTGGAAACAGCTTGTCTGGGCAAGTTCCACAGAGTATAGGTAAACTTAGTGCCTTAAGTTGGCTGGGACTAGGTAACAACAATTTTATTGGTACAACTGAAGGAtggattgaaaatttaaaaaacCTACAAAGACTATTTCTGAAATGGAACAACTTCGCTGGGCCAATCCCCTACTCAATTAGCAATCTTACTCAGCTGGCAATCCTTGACCTACGAGGAAATGAATTTGAGGGTCCCATACCAGCCAGTTTGGGAAATCTTTCTAGACTACAACAGTTGTACCTTAGCAATAACAATCTGCAGGGTGCCATACCTCCAAACTTCGGAAACATTCAATGA